Part of the Paenibacillus terrae HPL-003 genome is shown below.
AGGTGAGCTGAAAGCGATGTATATCGCCGGAGAAGAAATGGCGTGGGTGGATGCAGACTCCAACCATACACAGGAAATGCTGGCGAATTTGGATTTCCTCGTCGTTCAGGATGTATTCCTGAGCAAAACAGCAGAATTCGCAGATGTCATTTTGCCAGCCGTACCTTCGCTCGAAAAAGATGGAACCTTTACGAACACCGAGCGTCGTGTGCAGCGTTTATATGAAGCACTCAAGCCTGTAGGAGACAGCAAGCCGGACTGGTGGATTTTCAGCCAATTTGCCAAGAAAATGGGATTTGATTGGAACTACAGCCATCCAAGTGAGATTTTTGAGGAAATGGCGTCACTCACTCCATTTTTCTCCCAGTGTAATTATGACGTATTGGAAGGCTGGAACAGCTTCCACTGGGGATCACCGGATGGCAGTGACACGCCGCTTTTGCACACCCATGGCTTTAACTTCCCGGATAAAAAGGCACGTCTCGGTCTTTTCGAATATGTACCGCCTAAACAATACCCGGCTGAGTTCGATCTAACCTTAAACAACGGCCGACTGCTCGAACAATTCCATGAAGGAAATCTGACGACCAAATCGCCGGGCATTCAGCTCAAGCTTCCAAGTGTATTTGTGGAAGTATCGCCGGAATTGGCCAAGGAACGCGGAGTCATGGACGGATCGCTGGTTCGTCTGGAATCGCCATATGGTGCCGTGAAGCTGCGTGTTCTCGTCACCGACCGGATGCATGGAACCGATGTCTACGTACCTATGCACTCCAGCAGCCATGACAGCGCCGTGAACCTGTTAACTGGCGGAGCATTCGATGTCATCACCAACACACCAGCTTACAAACAAAACAAGGTGCGAATGCACATTTTGGAGGTAGATGGTCAAAATCCGCTACCACGTATCAACCCGCGCTACAAACAGCGTCATCCGCAAAATGGGGTTGAAGTGGATCGGAAATGGAAGCGTCCCGGTTACGTCGATCTGGTGGATCAAAAATAAGGAGGTCGGACTCATGGCAAAGCCTATTTCAATCGTACGAAAGCGTGTGTTGACAGAAGAAGAACGACAAAAACAATCGCTGGATCAGCTTACTGCTGATCTGGCGGACAACGGGGCGGCATTGCAGAAGACGCTCGAAATTGTGCGTGAGCTGCACGATAGCGGTCTTCTCGAAGCGGCTCAGTCTATGCTGAAAGCCAAAGAAAGCATCGCCAAAATCGCTGTAGGACAAGCAACGCGCAAGCCTGTGACGAACATCATCAACAATCTGATGGGAGCAGCCGGCATGCTGTCCGAGCTAGACCCCGAGCTGATGCAAAAGCTGGTAGGCAGCGTCACTTCAGGCCTGAACGAAGCCGAAGAGCATCTAAAACAGAACCAAAAGACCCGCTTGCGCGATCTTATGAAGGCCATGAATGATCCGGATGTAAACCGGGCGATGGGTTTTGGCATTCATTTTCTCAAAGGGCTAGGAAAAGGCTTGTCCGATAAGTAGCTGAATATAGCGTGGGGGTGGAATCAAGATTACCGTCGATAGCATTTTGGAAGGTCTGAAAGATGTTCAAGACCCGGAGATACACAAAAGCATTGTCGATTAAAATATCGTACGGAATATTCAGATTGAGGGCGGCGAGGGTACGAAGGTTAGTCCCATATATCATTAGTAAATACCAGTTGGAGGTCCTGCTTCCACTTCCAACGTTCCTTTATAATACGTATCGGTTTTACTTTCGGCAGGTGCTTAACGGCCAAGGGTAACGACGGTAAAAAAGAGCTGGCCCCACCGCAAACGGGAGTCAGCTCTTTTTTCTTCTTCCTTTGATAAGTCCAAGTCTAATTCCTTCGTGCGGATAAATGTGGCTCTCTTAACTCTCGATAACCCATCTTTTATATAACTGATACTCAACTTATGATAATAAAAAATAACTAACACTCATATTTCCCCGAGGAGTATAGAAAATTTCCCTTATAAATCCAAATTTTAATAGAGTAAAACAAATCATAATGCAAGGATTAGAGGGGAGGTTGCCATGAGAAGGATACACGGGATAAGGATCAAAAACGTTCTATTCTCTGTCGTGGTATTCATTATTTTATGACAGCAGTAAAAAAATGCCTTTTATACACACGAGGATATGCCAACGAAGATATTGCTTCCATCCAGACAGCATTTGGCAAAGCTCCTGTAGTGAGCACGGAGGTCCGATTTACCGATGAAGCGCAAGCACGATATTTCTACAGGGAGGTAGACGGTATCATTTTTCAGTATAACTGTGCGCCCCTTCGAGGCGTTTATCCCGTAGATTACAAAACTACAAGCATGCAGAAGAACACCGCATACCATAGACATTCCCCAAGGTACTCTTCTACTAGCTGGCATTAAAAAGACTATCCGGTAGTATACCGAACAGCCTTTTCAGCTACAACATATATAGGATCACATAACTACTCTACCTTTTATTTTTTATCCACTTGCAGTAACGTCACTGTTTTGAGAGAAACAGCATCTTTTAATTGCTCCTCTGCGATGACCTTAAGCTTGAGCAAACTGGCAATCTTCGAAGTATCCGGTTTGGAAAACAAGCGCCATAGCTGTGGATCAGGCAGTGAATCGTACAGCTTGGTATGATCGTATTCTTTGCGGTGTTGCTGCACAATTTTGACCCGGTAGCTGCCAATTTCCCATTCTGCCACTCCCTGCCGTGCACAATGAGCTGTAATGTCATTACGCAAATCAGTCAGTTCACCCTCGATTTCTTTTTGCTTCTGCTTTAACTGATAGTAGCGACGCACCTTGTTTTCCAATTCCATCACGCTCCTCTGCTTACATATATATGTTTGCGGAAGCGTTTTAGGACAAGTTTGTGGTGTGAGTATATGAGTTTGTATCTGCAAAAGCATTTCCCGGGTAATGGAGAGACTCAGAAAATGATCTGGACTAATCTGATCCGGGATCACCCGAACTTTATTTAGGCACATTCGCACCAGGTTTTACAGGCCCTGCCCCTTTGGATTCTCCTTTGCGTTTAACATAATTGGACCAGTAAGCCGTCAAAATGGGCACCAATATAGAGGTAACGATGACCGAAGCGGCTACTAACGCAGTTGCTGATTGCGCTACAGGCAGGAACTCTGGCTTTATATTCGCAACAATGACCGGATTGGCAACCGCCGCACCTGCTGTACTAGAGGCTGCAAGTCCTGCTGTACCGTTGCCGCCGCCGATATATTTGTCCGCCAAGATCAGCGGAATGCCTGTAATAATAATGACGCCGATGCCCAATAGAATACCAAGCAAGCCGGTTTGAACAATCACACTCAGATCGATGGAACAGCCCAGTGCAAAACCGAAAAACGGAATAAGCGCATGCGTGGCGTTACCAAAATATTTACGAAAATCATGATCCAGATTCCCCAGTATGAACCCGACCAGAAATGGCAATACCGCCCCCACAAAAGCCTGCGGCTCAAAAACAGCCAGTCCGGTACTGCCCAAAATGAGCATGGTCATTAACGGGCCAGATTCCAAGGACATCAGCACAAATGCCCCCGCCTCTTCCCTGGAACCGTATTGCTGCATAATGGAGGCGTATAGCCCACCGTTCGTCATATCCATGGAGGAAATTAGCGCCAATACTGAAAGGCCCGCAAACAGCCCGCTTTCCACACCGCCGACGGGCAGTAATTTAGATGCTATGATAGCCACTACCCAGGCAACTGCGATTTTAGTTAATACGAGCGTACCTGATTTACGCAATACCGTACCCGTAGCCCGTATATCAATGGAAGCGCCCATACAAAAAAACCACACCGCCAAAATAGGCACTGTCCCCGTCATTAGACCCTTCGTAAACGATCCAAAGTAGTCTCCAGCCCACGGAATAAACGTATGAAATAACGCCCCAATAAACAGCGGCACCAACATAATGCCGCCCGGAATTTTATCAATGCTTTGCTTGATTTTCATAACTTCATTCAACCCTTTCGTTTTTGCCAGTGCAAAAACAAGGCCGTGTTACTTGCGGCTCAAGCCAAGTTCGGGAATTAACCTTGCGAAGGTATCATGGCTCTCCTTCAACTGCCGTGCGAATGCTTCTGCATCCTTAACACGCAGCCCCAATCCATGCCTACGCATTTCTTCCCTGAATTCCTCATCTTTCGTCCCCTTGATCAGTGCGTCCGCTAGAGTTTGAGCAATCTCATCCGACGTATCCTTGGGCACAGCCAGCCCTCTCCAAGTCCCGATAAAATGTACACGCAGCCCGGTAGCCTGCTGTAACGTAGGCACATTTGGAAACGCTTCCGAAACGGTGTCTGCCTGTATCGCCAGTATGCGCAGCTTCCCTTGATCCACATCCTTTTTCACTTCCGCAGGACTGACCGGCACAGCATCCACGAAGCCGCTCATCAACGCTGAAACGGCTGGCCCTGCTCCCTCATAAGGGATATGGGTAAAGCGGACTCCGCTTTTTTGCTCCAGCATCGCAGCGGCAAGGTGCCAGATGCTTCCCGTGCCTGCATTGCCCATTTTCAGCTTCCCGGGATGAGCATGAGCGTCCTCCAAAAATGCTTCGGCCGTCGTCCATGGCGCATCCGCTCTAACCGTGATGGCAGAAGGGTCCATATTGGTTTGGACCAGTGGTTTAAAGCGCTCATAGGTGAGGGGCAGCAGTCCCAGATGTGGCAGTGTGGTCAGCTCCGCAACCAGATACGTTACAGTGTAACCGTCCGCCTGCGCCTCAGCCCCTTCCATCAGCCCGACCGAACCGCCTCCACCCGTCCGGTTAACGACAATGATCGGCTGACCGAGATGCTTTTCGGCGGCTTTCGCCAATGCTCTTGCCGTGATATCCGTACCGCCACCCGCCGCATAAGGAACGACGAGGGTTATAGGCTTCACAGGAAATGCACTACCGTGGTCATGCAAGGCGTGTTGATCCACATATTCACTGATACTCAAGGCAGAAAGAAAAGCCACTCCCGCCGCAACCAGCACATATTTTTGCCATGGCTTGTTCTTCATTACGTTTCCTCTTTTCCGAAAAATGAACTGGGCCAGTCACGCACCCGTTTTCACCCCCAGACGTTTTCAGCCATGATTTTTGCGTTTACATGGAGTTAATGTACAGCAACGCGGGGGCTACAGCTATCGCTTAATCTTCGAATTTATCTTCCAAATCCCCAAAATGCCGACCTTTTGGCGGATCTGCATATCCATTAGAACATTTGCTGATTTCCCGAAATTTTCCGGGGGTTACCTGTTTATGCTTCCGAAATACACGGATAAAGCTGTTCTCATTCCGGTAGCCGACCTGATCAGCAATCTCTGCGATTTTTAGATGTGTTTCGCGCAATAGAGCGCACGCTTTTGTCATTCGCAAACCAGTCAAGTAATCGTACACAGTGCTGCCTGTCTCTTCCTTAAACATACTGCTCACCGATGACACGCTCATATGAACCTGATCTGCAATTTCCTGAAGCCCAATATTTAAATGCAAATGGTGTTCCATGTAATCCATCATCTCCTGTACACGTACAAATTCCTTGGACCGTCTGTGTCCAGAGAGTTTTTCTTCGATATCAGCCACAATCAAAAACAATTGCTTCTCCATATCTGGAAGATCAAGCGTCAGAATCTGGTTCCAGTGGTAATCGACCAGCTGATCCGGCGGCGTCACACTATGAGTCATGCACCATTTCAGCAATTCCTCCATCAGCTCATGAACAGACAGGTACACCTGCGCTGGGGAGGTCCTGTAAAGACGAAGTTCTTTTCCCCATTGGCTGATCAGCTTTATACTTGCTCCGGCTTCCTGTGACTCTATGGCACGAATGATTTCCACATTCCGGTTTTCCGCCGCTGATGAGACGTGAGCGCCCTTCCCCATGCTATCCGTGCTCATATGCGAACGTCCATATCCCTCATACAAACGCAAACCAAGGGCTTCTCTCCCTTTTACAAAAGACTGACGTGCCTCATGGATGTCCGAGAATATATGACCAATTCCTATAGAGATAGTCAGGGGAAGATGCTCATCCACAACCTGAATCAGCCTATCTGCGCTTTTGCGGAGCAGAACACTTTCTTTGGCATCGACATCAGTACATGTTTTAGTTCCAGTTCCATCTTCACTCTCACTGAATTGTAATAGTACAACGAAGCCGCTTTGCTCATCTGGCGCGCTTACCACCTTCCAGTGAGGTTCAAGCCATTCCAGCAAAATATTGTTCAGCGCATATTTGAGCAGCATTTTATCCTCCTCTGGAAAGCTTGCTGCCCAAGTAGAATAGCGATCGATCGACACGATCATCATAGCCAAAGAGCTGCCGTCCCAATCGGAAAAATACTGCTCCCATTTCATGCGCATTTCCTGTATGCTCATTCTACGCTGGATGACATCTTCAATATATTTGGAACGTAGCTCCGGTAAACTTCGCTCCACCACCAGTGATTTGCGATGGAACTCTCCAACCAGCTTGCCAATGACCGGCTCCAGATCATACAATCCACCTTGACGCGTTCCTTTGTAGCCTGAATTCAACAGGCTATTAATTCTTTTCATAGGGCGAAACGCCGCATAATTGTAATAGTAGACCGCTGAGCAACCCGCCAGTATAGAAATAAAGGCTAACCACAACATCATATTGCGGGCCAGCTTAACATGTTTCAGCAGCTTGTCCATAGGAACAAGTGATACCAGACGCCAGCCCGTCACATCGGAAAAAGTCTGGTTCGCCATATACTCCATCCCCCCTACCTCCACATAAGCATAGGGGCTCACATCCAATTCTTTCAAAACCCTGTCCATTTCGTTTAAGGGCACTGACGATTTTAACTTGGGATAGATCAGTTCGCCCTCCAGATCGTACACATATTGTGAGTTGGATAAATGAATATACAGCTTGGAGAAAAAGCGGTCATAATCCAGATCGACCAGCACCGCACCGATGACCTGCCCATCCTTTACCACGGGTCTTGCAAGCGAAAGCAGTTCTACCGTTCCATTCTCATAATCGGTGCCATACCATCTTCGCTTAATCAGTAATGGCTTCCTTTGAATGTCCCGAATCCAGGGAACCCAAGTCTTATCCGGCGCTTGGTCCCAATCGGGCAAGTAGCCGTATTCGCTGGATACGAGAGCATGATTTTCAAAAGAAATAACTTCAGCCGAATGAATCTCTTCATGCGAAGAAAGGGCTTTCAAGTATTTTTGAAGCCGTTCTATGACAGAAGCGTTGTTTGATAGCGATTTTTCATCCGTTTGCAAACGTGTAAATGCCTCAACATCCCGGGAATAGGCCGCATCCAGCGCCTTATTGTCGGACTCACGAAATGCCCTATTAGTCACATCCAGATTAATTTGCAGCAGTTCTATGTTTGGTGTGTTCAATTCAGTATCCAAACCCTTGCGGTATCCCGAATACGATAGCAGGCCGATCACACTAATAATGAGTGATACGCTTAGTGTGAGCAGCAGAATCAGCCTTGTCTGTTTATTTTTCAGGATCAATCGAAGCTTTAATCGTAGCATTCCCGTTACTTCATCCTTCCGGACTTCGTTTTCCATGATCTCTTGCTAACAACGTATGAGCTAACATATACTCCCTAAATCTATTTGACGTAGGATGTGGAATTCCCTGCCTATTAACTCTACGATGGAAGATGGAAATTTACTATGATTGTCATGAATTAGACAATTTTAAATAAAGAAAAAGCCTCCCTTCATGAGGTAAGGCTTTTTCTTCGGGTTTATCCTATATTTATTGATTAGTAAAAAAATGTGTTGGTTTCGTGTTGCTTAGCCTGTTTGTTCCACCTGAAAACGATCCAGCTCTCGTTGCATCTCCTCACGAATCTGACGAAGCTCTTTCACCTTCTCAGCCGATTCCTCAAAGGAACGCTTCTGCTCCACCGTGGAGGCGGTAATCTCTTCACTGCCTGCGGCGGATTGCTGGGTAATCGCGCTGATGTTCTCAATCGCTTGCTGTACCTGTACGCTCAGTTCCCGAGATACATTCATATCCGCCGACAGCTTGCTGACTTGGCGGGCAATTTGCTGTACTTTGCCGCTAATCTCAGTGAACGATTCCCCGGTAGACGAAGTTGCCTTCTCCTGCTCACGGAACAGCTCCTGACTTTGCGCCACAGAGGTCTTCACCTTATCCATAGCCTGCGTAATGCCCTCGACAGCGGTATAAATTTGCTTCACGGCCGACTCCGATTGATTTGCCAGCTTTTTCACTTCATTGGCAACGACAGCAAAGCCTTTTCCAGCCTCACCCGCGCGCGCAGCCTCAATTGAAGCATTCAAGGACAGCAACGACGTCTGACTGGCAATCTCGGATACATAGCCGGTCATGGTTGTAATCTCGGCTGCATTGGCCTCCAGCTCCTTGACCGTCTGCTCCACCTCGGACATCGCTGAACGATTTTCCGCTACAATGCGTAGCTGATCGCTCATCACACGTGTACCTTGCTCAATGACATGCAATGCGTCTTCGCTATATGTAGAGGACTGCGTGGTCTCCAACAAATTCGCTTCAAACTTCTGCTGCATCTCATCCACAACGCCAACGGTGGTCGACAGATCCTCGGCAATTTTTTGACTCCCCATCGCCAGTTCCTCTGTCGAGGTGCTCACTTGCGTTACGATTTCCTTCATGGCCTCATTATGCTGGTCAATATCCTGAGCCATCAGATCGACACGATTCCCCGACTGACCAATAGAGAGCACAATGTTACGCAAGTTCCCGATCATGAACCGGAACGATTCGTTAAGCTCATCCAGCTCATCATGTCCCTTCGTTTGCGCGAGCTGCACCGTCAAATTCCCATCTGCAATTTGCTTCGCTGCATCCGTCAACTTGCGGGTTCTGAGGGCAAGCTGCCTGGATGTATATGTATTATATAGCCCCACCGCCACCAGAAGCAGAACAGCGCCTGCCAAGGCCAGTTGCCAAGTAAAGCGGATACTCTTGGTCAATTCCTCTGTATATTCGTCATAGCGTGCTTTTGTTAGAATATCCAGCATGAACACATCATTCTGGATACCCTGTACACGCATCGCACTACGTTTGGATTCAGGACTGCTTCCGGTGCTCATCGCTTTATCCGTAGCGGCCTTCAATTCGCTGAATTTTGTTTTAACGGTATTCAGACGCTTTTGCTGCGCTTCGGTCTCCATCATGCCTTGCGAAAGCAAAGCAATCGTTTTTTCTACCTGCCCCAGCTGGTTTTGCACATCCGTTTTGTTGCTCTCTGTCATGGAAGAAGAGTAGTTTTGCAGTGCCTGTCCTGACTGAATCAAAAAAGCATTGAGCTGCTGTACATTCAGCATGGCCGGAACAAGACTACTGCTTTGCGAGTTGATACGTATCAATTGAAAAATAATATAGGCCACTAAAGCCAGGCATGCGATCAGGGAAACCATCGCGTTAAGCACCAGTTTACCTTGCAGTTTCATCAGGAATCATCCTCCGTTTTACGAAAATTTATTGGGTGGGCACAGTAAGACTGCCGGACTTGACCTTTTCCTTCAAGTCATCCAGCAGCTTTTGCTGATCCGGGTTCAATGTCAAAACACGAATAGGCGCCAAACCGATACCTTCTTCCGCAAGACCGAACACCATATTCTGTTCCGTAAATTTTCTTTGATGATCTGCAAAGCTTTTGACTGCCGTGTACATGGCGACATCCACATTTTTAATCATGGAGGTCACTACTGCTTTTTCCGCAATGAAAAACTGGTCGCTGTCGACCCCGATTGCGAACTTTTGCTGCTTCTGCGCCTCCTGTAGTACACCCACACCCGTAAGGCCTGCCGCCGCATAGATCACATCAATTCGATCCTGATCTATCATATCGCGTGCAATCTCCGTGCCCAGCTCCGGCTTGCCGAAATCTCCCGCATACTTAGCAGTAACCTGTGCATCAGGCTTAACGGAGTGAACCCCTTCCCGATATCCAGCCTCAA
Proteins encoded:
- a CDS encoding tripartite tricarboxylate transporter substrate binding protein, with product MKNKPWQKYVLVAAGVAFLSALSISEYVDQHALHDHGSAFPVKPITLVVPYAAGGGTDITARALAKAAEKHLGQPIIVVNRTGGGGSVGLMEGAEAQADGYTVTYLVAELTTLPHLGLLPLTYERFKPLVQTNMDPSAITVRADAPWTTAEAFLEDAHAHPGKLKMGNAGTGSIWHLAAAMLEQKSGVRFTHIPYEGAGPAVSALMSGFVDAVPVSPAEVKKDVDQGKLRILAIQADTVSEAFPNVPTLQQATGLRVHFIGTWRGLAVPKDTSDEIAQTLADALIKGTKDEEFREEMRRHGLGLRVKDAEAFARQLKESHDTFARLIPELGLSRK
- a CDS encoding AraC family transcriptional regulator — translated: MENEVRKDEVTGMLRLKLRLILKNKQTRLILLLTLSVSLIISVIGLLSYSGYRKGLDTELNTPNIELLQINLDVTNRAFRESDNKALDAAYSRDVEAFTRLQTDEKSLSNNASVIERLQKYLKALSSHEEIHSAEVISFENHALVSSEYGYLPDWDQAPDKTWVPWIRDIQRKPLLIKRRWYGTDYENGTVELLSLARPVVKDGQVIGAVLVDLDYDRFFSKLYIHLSNSQYVYDLEGELIYPKLKSSVPLNEMDRVLKELDVSPYAYVEVGGMEYMANQTFSDVTGWRLVSLVPMDKLLKHVKLARNMMLWLAFISILAGCSAVYYYNYAAFRPMKRINSLLNSGYKGTRQGGLYDLEPVIGKLVGEFHRKSLVVERSLPELRSKYIEDVIQRRMSIQEMRMKWEQYFSDWDGSSLAMMIVSIDRYSTWAASFPEEDKMLLKYALNNILLEWLEPHWKVVSAPDEQSGFVVLLQFSESEDGTGTKTCTDVDAKESVLLRKSADRLIQVVDEHLPLTISIGIGHIFSDIHEARQSFVKGREALGLRLYEGYGRSHMSTDSMGKGAHVSSAAENRNVEIIRAIESQEAGASIKLISQWGKELRLYRTSPAQVYLSVHELMEELLKWCMTHSVTPPDQLVDYHWNQILTLDLPDMEKQLFLIVADIEEKLSGHRRSKEFVRVQEMMDYMEHHLHLNIGLQEIADQVHMSVSSVSSMFKEETGSTVYDYLTGLRMTKACALLRETHLKIAEIADQVGYRNENSFIRVFRKHKQVTPGKFREISKCSNGYADPPKGRHFGDLEDKFED
- a CDS encoding methyl-accepting chemotaxis protein gives rise to the protein MKLQGKLVLNAMVSLIACLALVAYIIFQLIRINSQSSSLVPAMLNVQQLNAFLIQSGQALQNYSSSMTESNKTDVQNQLGQVEKTIALLSQGMMETEAQQKRLNTVKTKFSELKAATDKAMSTGSSPESKRSAMRVQGIQNDVFMLDILTKARYDEYTEELTKSIRFTWQLALAGAVLLLVAVGLYNTYTSRQLALRTRKLTDAAKQIADGNLTVQLAQTKGHDELDELNESFRFMIGNLRNIVLSIGQSGNRVDLMAQDIDQHNEAMKEIVTQVSTSTEELAMGSQKIAEDLSTTVGVVDEMQQKFEANLLETTQSSTYSEDALHVIEQGTRVMSDQLRIVAENRSAMSEVEQTVKELEANAAEITTMTGYVSEIASQTSLLSLNASIEAARAGEAGKGFAVVANEVKKLANQSESAVKQIYTAVEGITQAMDKVKTSVAQSQELFREQEKATSSTGESFTEISGKVQQIARQVSKLSADMNVSRELSVQVQQAIENISAITQQSAAGSEEITASTVEQKRSFEESAEKVKELRQIREEMQRELDRFQVEQTG
- a CDS encoding DUF1641 domain-containing protein; this encodes MAKPISIVRKRVLTEEERQKQSLDQLTADLADNGAALQKTLEIVRELHDSGLLEAAQSMLKAKESIAKIAVGQATRKPVTNIINNLMGAAGMLSELDPELMQKLVGSVTSGLNEAEEHLKQNQKTRLRDLMKAMNDPDVNRAMGFGIHFLKGLGKGLSDK
- the kdgT gene encoding 2-keto-3-deoxygluconate transporter, whose product is MKIKQSIDKIPGGIMLVPLFIGALFHTFIPWAGDYFGSFTKGLMTGTVPILAVWFFCMGASIDIRATGTVLRKSGTLVLTKIAVAWVVAIIASKLLPVGGVESGLFAGLSVLALISSMDMTNGGLYASIMQQYGSREEAGAFVLMSLESGPLMTMLILGSTGLAVFEPQAFVGAVLPFLVGFILGNLDHDFRKYFGNATHALIPFFGFALGCSIDLSVIVQTGLLGILLGIGVIIITGIPLILADKYIGGGNGTAGLAASSTAGAAVANPVIVANIKPEFLPVAQSATALVAASVIVTSILVPILTAYWSNYVKRKGESKGAGPVKPGANVPK